In Nerophis ophidion isolate RoL-2023_Sa linkage group LG03, RoL_Noph_v1.0, whole genome shotgun sequence, the following are encoded in one genomic region:
- the deaf1 gene encoding deformed epidermal autoregulatory factor 1 homolog isoform X2 has translation MDETESATKALGLHEPPIVGGPSAVGSDTESDAEVATMAVMAAPGNIDLEAESLPNSDEADSAFADVSTVTVSDVQADDDDSVFNTTVDAAANLPEHVLSGRTTLELQTDPLSSQKTTLIVVHRDSGIMDEACLKSTSTISDPPTPPTPLTPPQDKDSTSKYNWDPSVYNNELPVRCRNTSGVLYKNRLGSGGRGRCIKHEQQWLTPTEFEGLAGRASSKDWKRSIRYAGRPLLCLIQDRMLNPHAASCTCSACCDDITLCSKEGESVEAEAITMNGPVRLFVPYKRRRKEAESPSLPSKKEVPAAKNITLTSGITFTVNPTGHITSPGTLTFERLANNDPSAAIIADASAPSDVFAGTAVLTALPALAVSPQAKMGLATPSASASLVRTLEAAAMVPSLSEVQKNPWQGLEDLANTLMSNVQQLKVLIDQAKRDAAGVKGQKESFHSGMCFHPSDDLEGKRSADMTELIINMCVNCGRLAFNQCTGCHKVNYCSPFCQRKDWKDHQHCCQPGGGGAIQEEEPITLDKVK, from the exons ATGGACGAGACGGAGTCGGCGACGAAGGCGCTCGGGCTGCACGAACCGCCCATCGTCGGCGGGCCCTCGGCGGTCGGCTCGGATACCGAGTCGGACGCCGAAGTTGCCACAATGGCGGTAATGGCGGCGCCGGGAAACATCGACCTGGAAGCCGAGTCCCTGCCGAACTCCGACGAGGCCGACTCGGCTTTTGCAG ACGTTTCCACGGTAACAGTGTCAGACGTTCAGGCCGATGATGACGACAGCGTTTTCAACACCACAGTGGACGCCGCTGCCAACCTCCCTGAACACGTGCTG AGCGGGAGGACCACCCTTGAACTGCAGACGGACCCTCTCAGCAGCCAGAAGACAACTTTGATCGTGGTCCACAGAGACTCTGGCATCATGGACGAAGCCTGCCTCAAGTCCACCTCCACTATCTCGG ACCCACCGACTCCGCCCACCCCACTGACTCCTCCCCAAGACAAAGACTCCACCTCCAAGTACAACTGGGATCCTTCAGTGTACAACAACGAGCTTCCTGTGCGATGCAGAAACACCAGCGGGGTTCTCTACAAGAACCGCCTGGGTTCAG GGGGTCGAGGTCGCTGCATCAAACACGAGCAGCAGTGGTTGACGCCCACGGAGTTCGAGGGTCTGGCAGGCCGGGCGAGCAGCAAAGACTGGAAGAGGAGCATCAGATATGCAGGAAGACCTTTGCTCTGCCTCATCCAG GACCGCATGTTGAACCCCCACGCTGCCTCGTGCACCTGCTCCGCCTGCTGTGACGACATCACTTTG TGTTCCAAGGAGGGCGAGAGTGTGGAAGCAGAAGCCATCACCATG AACGGTCCAGTCCGCCTCTTCGTGCCCTACAAGAGGAGGCGGAAGGAAGCGGAGTCGCCTTCCCTTCCCAGCAAAAAGGAAGTTCCTGCGGCCAAGAACATCACGCTGACCTCTGGGATCACAT TCACGGTCAACCCCACGGGCCACATCACCTCCCCCGGCACGCTGACCTTTGAGCGCCTCGCCAACAACGACCCCAGCGCCGCCATCATCGCGGACGCCTCGGCGCCGAGTGACGTGTTCGCCGGCACGGCAG TGCTGACAGCCTTGCCGGCCCTGGCTGTGTCCCCCCAGGCCAAGATGGGCTTGGCGACCCCCTCGGCTTCGGCCTCGCTGGTCAGGACGCTGGAGGCGGCGGCCATGGTGCCGTCGTTGAGCGAGGTCCAGAAGAACCCCTGGCAGGGCCTGGAAGACCTGGCCAACACGCTGATGAGCAACGTGCAGCAGCTGAAGGTGCTGATCGACCAGGCCAAGAGGGACGCCGCTGGGGTCAAAGGTCAGAAAGAG tcgtTCCACAGCGGGATGTGTTTCCACCCATCAGACGACCTGGAAGGCAAGCGGAGCGCGGACATGACTGAACTCATCATTAAT ATGTGTGTCAACTGTGGACGTCTGGCCTTCAACCAATGTACTGGTTGTCATAAAGTCAACTACTGCTCCCCCTTCTGCCAGAGGAAG GACTGGAAAGATCACCAACACTGCTGTCAGCCAGGAGGGGGAGGAGCCATCCAGGAGGAGGAGCCAATCACCCTGGATAAAGTGAAGTGA
- the deaf1 gene encoding deformed epidermal autoregulatory factor 1 homolog isoform X1 yields MDETESATKALGLHEPPIVGGPSAVGSDTESDAEVATMAVMAAPGNIDLEAESLPNSDEADSAFADVSTVTVSDVQADDDDSVFNTTVDAAANLPEHVLSGRTTLELQTDPLSSQKTTLIVVHRDSGIMDEACLKSTSTISDPPTPPTPLTPPQDKDSTSKYNWDPSVYNNELPVRCRNTSGVLYKNRLGSGGRGRCIKHEQQWLTPTEFEGLAGRASSKDWKRSIRYAGRPLLCLIQDRMLNPHAASCTCSACCDDITLCSKEGESVEAEAITMNGPVRLFVPYKRRRKEAESPSLPSKKEVPAAKNITLTSGITFTVNPTGHITSPGTLTFERLANNDPSAAIIADASAPSDVFAGTAVLTALPALAVSPQAKMGLATPSASASLVRTLEAAAMVPSLSEVQKNPWQGLEDLANTLMSNVQQLKVLIDQAKRDAAGVKGQKESFHSGMCFHPSDDLEGKRSADMTELIINQMCVNCGRLAFNQCTGCHKVNYCSPFCQRKDWKDHQHCCQPGGGGAIQEEEPITLDKVK; encoded by the exons ATGGACGAGACGGAGTCGGCGACGAAGGCGCTCGGGCTGCACGAACCGCCCATCGTCGGCGGGCCCTCGGCGGTCGGCTCGGATACCGAGTCGGACGCCGAAGTTGCCACAATGGCGGTAATGGCGGCGCCGGGAAACATCGACCTGGAAGCCGAGTCCCTGCCGAACTCCGACGAGGCCGACTCGGCTTTTGCAG ACGTTTCCACGGTAACAGTGTCAGACGTTCAGGCCGATGATGACGACAGCGTTTTCAACACCACAGTGGACGCCGCTGCCAACCTCCCTGAACACGTGCTG AGCGGGAGGACCACCCTTGAACTGCAGACGGACCCTCTCAGCAGCCAGAAGACAACTTTGATCGTGGTCCACAGAGACTCTGGCATCATGGACGAAGCCTGCCTCAAGTCCACCTCCACTATCTCGG ACCCACCGACTCCGCCCACCCCACTGACTCCTCCCCAAGACAAAGACTCCACCTCCAAGTACAACTGGGATCCTTCAGTGTACAACAACGAGCTTCCTGTGCGATGCAGAAACACCAGCGGGGTTCTCTACAAGAACCGCCTGGGTTCAG GGGGTCGAGGTCGCTGCATCAAACACGAGCAGCAGTGGTTGACGCCCACGGAGTTCGAGGGTCTGGCAGGCCGGGCGAGCAGCAAAGACTGGAAGAGGAGCATCAGATATGCAGGAAGACCTTTGCTCTGCCTCATCCAG GACCGCATGTTGAACCCCCACGCTGCCTCGTGCACCTGCTCCGCCTGCTGTGACGACATCACTTTG TGTTCCAAGGAGGGCGAGAGTGTGGAAGCAGAAGCCATCACCATG AACGGTCCAGTCCGCCTCTTCGTGCCCTACAAGAGGAGGCGGAAGGAAGCGGAGTCGCCTTCCCTTCCCAGCAAAAAGGAAGTTCCTGCGGCCAAGAACATCACGCTGACCTCTGGGATCACAT TCACGGTCAACCCCACGGGCCACATCACCTCCCCCGGCACGCTGACCTTTGAGCGCCTCGCCAACAACGACCCCAGCGCCGCCATCATCGCGGACGCCTCGGCGCCGAGTGACGTGTTCGCCGGCACGGCAG TGCTGACAGCCTTGCCGGCCCTGGCTGTGTCCCCCCAGGCCAAGATGGGCTTGGCGACCCCCTCGGCTTCGGCCTCGCTGGTCAGGACGCTGGAGGCGGCGGCCATGGTGCCGTCGTTGAGCGAGGTCCAGAAGAACCCCTGGCAGGGCCTGGAAGACCTGGCCAACACGCTGATGAGCAACGTGCAGCAGCTGAAGGTGCTGATCGACCAGGCCAAGAGGGACGCCGCTGGGGTCAAAGGTCAGAAAGAG tcgtTCCACAGCGGGATGTGTTTCCACCCATCAGACGACCTGGAAGGCAAGCGGAGCGCGGACATGACTGAACTCATCATTAAT CAGATGTGTGTCAACTGTGGACGTCTGGCCTTCAACCAATGTACTGGTTGTCATAAAGTCAACTACTGCTCCCCCTTCTGCCAGAGGAAG GACTGGAAAGATCACCAACACTGCTGTCAGCCAGGAGGGGGAGGAGCCATCCAGGAGGAGGAGCCAATCACCCTGGATAAAGTGAAGTGA